A single Triticum dicoccoides isolate Atlit2015 ecotype Zavitan chromosome 2A, WEW_v2.0, whole genome shotgun sequence DNA region contains:
- the LOC119356827 gene encoding eukaryotic translation initiation factor 3 subunit I-like: MRPVLMKGHERPLTFLKYNRDGDLLFSCAKDHTPTVWYASNGDRLGTYRGHNGAVWSCDVSRHSTRLITGSADQTAKLWDVQTGRELFTFRFDAPARSVDFAIGDHLAVITTDSFMGNMPTAQVKRIAEDLQDQTEESALVISGITGRINRAVWGPGNRTIITAGEDATIRIWDSETGKLLKESDKEAGHQKAISSLSKSLDWSHFLTGSLDKSAKLWDARTLTLIKTYVTERPVNAVDMSPTLDNVVIGGGQDAMNVTMTDRRAGKFEAKFFHKILQEEIGGVKGHFGPINALAFNPDGKSFSSGGEDGYVRLHHFDPEYFNIKM, from the exons ATGAGGCCTGTTCTCATGAAGGGGCACGAGCGCCCGCTCACGTTCCTCAAGTACAACCGGGACGGCGACCTGCTCTTCTCCTGCGCCAAGGACCACACGCCCACCGTGTGGTACGCCTCCAACGGCGACCGCCTCGGCACCTACCGCGGCCACAACGGCGCGGTGTGGTCCTGCGACGTCTCCCGCCACTCCACGCGCCTCATCACGGGCAGCGCCGACCAGACCGCCAAGCTCTGGGACGTCCAGACGGGGAGGGAGCTCTTCACCTTCAGGTTCGACGCCCCCGCGCGCTCCGTCGACTTCGCCATCGGCGACCACCTGGCCGTCATCACCACCGACAGCTTCATGGGGAACATGCCCACCGCGCAGGTCAAGCGCATCGCCGAGGACTTGCAAGACC AGACGGAGGAGTCGGCGCTCGTGATCTCCGGCATCACGGGGAGGATTAACAGGGCCGTGTGGGGACCCGGCAACCGGACCATCATCACGGCTGGCGAGGATGCCACCATCCGCATCTGGGACTCTGAG ACTGGAAAGCTGCtgaaggagtcagacaaggaggCTGGGCATCAGAAGGCAATTAGCTCACTATCAAAATCCTTAGATTGGTCTCATTTCCTCACAGGTTCCTTGGATAAATCTGCTAAG CTATGGGATGCAAGAACACTGACCCTGATAAAGACATATGTCACAGAGCGACCAGTTAATGCTGTTGACATGTCTCCTACTCTTGATAAT GTGGTTATTGGAGGTGGTCAAGATGCAATGAACGTTACTATGACAGATCGCCGTGCCGGTAAATTTGAGGCCAAATTTTTCCACAAG ATTTTACAAGAAGAGATTGGTGGTGTTAAAGGACATTTTGGACCAATCAATGCATTGGCATTTAATCCTGATGGAAAGAG